In one window of Elaeis guineensis isolate ETL-2024a unplaced genomic scaffold, EG11 Super_Scaffold_1000033, whole genome shotgun sequence DNA:
- the LOC105035155 gene encoding LOW QUALITY PROTEIN: uncharacterized protein (The sequence of the model RefSeq protein was modified relative to this genomic sequence to represent the inferred CDS: inserted 1 base in 1 codon), with translation MGRKGKKRAKERRIQRLQEISELRKIPYPPLQRWWSSETVAVVTGANRGIGYEIARQLAGHGLCVILASRDADRGREAADGLREQGLNVDSHQLDVLDAASLXSFVKWVVLKYGGLDILVNSAGVNFNVGSNNSVEFAEKVIATNYNGTKQMIETMIPIMKPSASGARILNVSSRLGRVNGRRNRVGDTNLREQLLRDDCLSEELIDGMVAKFIEQVKQGSWASKGWPQTFTDYSLSKLAVNAYTRLMVRRLSSRPEGQKIYINCYCPGWVKTAMTAWEGNISAEEGADTGVWVILLPSQPAITGRFFAERREISF, from the exons ATGGGAAGGAAGGGCAAGAAGCGAGCCAAGGAGCGCCGTATTCAGCGTCTCCAAGAGATTTCCGAGCTCCGCAAGATACCCTACCCCCCTCTCCAAAG ATGGTGGTCGTCGGAGACGGTCGCCGTCGTGACGGGGGCCAACCGGGGAATCGGGTACGAGATCGCTCGGCAGCTTGCGGGCCATGGGCTGTGCGTCATTCTCGCCTCAAGAGATGCTGATCGAGGGCGTGAAGCTGCTGATGGGTTACGCGAACAGGGTCTTAATGTGGACTCACACCAACTGGATGTCTTGGATGCCGCCTCGT AATCGTTTGTGAAATGGGTTGTCCTCAAGTACGGCGGTCTTGATATCCTG GTAAACAGTGCAGGTGTCAACTTTAATGTAGGCTCAAATAACTCTGTTGAATTTGCTGAAAAGGTTATCGCGACAAACTATAACGGCACAAAACAGATGATTGAAACCATGATCCCAATAATGAAACCTTCTGCTTCTGGTGCTCGCATATTGAATGTGAGCTCAAGACTTGGTCGGGTCAATGGCAGACGAAAT AGAGTTGGTGACACTAACTTGAGAGAGCAACTGTTGAGAGATGACTGCTTATCTGAGGAACTGATTGATGGTATGGTTGCAAAATTTATCGAACAAGTTAAGCAGGGAAGTTGGGCATCAAAGGGATGGCCTCAAACGTTTACTGATTATTCACTATCTAAGTTGGCAGTCAATGCTTACACTAGACTGATGGTAAGGAGGCTTTCCAGTAGGCCAGAAGGTCAGAAGATCTACATCAATTGTTATTGTCCAGGCTGGGTGAAGACTGCTATGACAGCTTGGGAAGGAAACATTTCAGCTGAGGAAGGTGCGGATACTGGAGTATGGGTTATCCTGCTACCTAGTCAACCAGCCATTACAGGAAGGTTTTTCGCTGAGAGACGTGAGATAAGCTTTTAA